Proteins encoded in a region of the Clostridium beijerinckii genome:
- a CDS encoding alpha/beta-type small acid-soluble spore protein gives MSRRPLVPEARAKLDKLKIEFENELGIELNDNYKGNKSSRLNGRVGGPIGGLMTKKMIEEYEKNLIDK, from the coding sequence ATGAGCAGAAGGCCTTTAGTTCCAGAAGCAAGAGCAAAACTAGATAAGTTAAAAATAGAATTTGAGAATGAGCTTGGCATAGAACTTAATGATAATTATAAAGGAAATAAGTCATCAAGGTTAAATGGTCGTGTAGGTGGACCAATTGGAGGATTGATGACAAAAAAAATGATAGAGGAATATGAGAAAAATTTAATTGACAAGTAA
- a CDS encoding alpha/beta-type small acid-soluble spore protein — MASRNKTLVPEAKVGLNRLKTEVASEIGLNDYENIDKGNLSSRQNGSVGGEMVKRMIESYEQSL; from the coding sequence ATGGCTTCAAGAAATAAAACTTTAGTTCCAGAGGCAAAAGTAGGTTTAAACAGATTAAAAACTGAGGTAGCTTCAGAAATTGGGTTAAATGACTATGAAAACATTGATAAAGGGAACCTTTCTTCAAGACAAAATGGTAGTGTTGGCGGAGAAATGGTTAAGAGAATGATAGAGAGTTACGAACAAAGTCTCTAG
- a CDS encoding cell wall-binding protein: MTKKIIYSLLIVAAVVSAIPKEVSAEWKHNNTGWWYEEGKSYSTGWKQINGSWYYFGNDGYMKTGWILDKVWWYYLQDNGAMASGKTSIKGKEYKLDNSGKWINNALPNRNVNMNISRPPSEEKMTTITDFSLFEENGNEYFKIQDSYYLKGVWNIDGNIYIFDENGVLQKGEYTSESGRKYSLGEDGRVIECLSDKNYNLCTEYALTTKSTTENYEVKLDDSNMLTITDVNSDEPEKDGVRIEDGTGYKLDNTKPKATIKENTLYCRTNQAIDLGMIKVSSVDDKSSSFPNLIVMSNSEDDNIAVSGINLSLEDGFFKEIHPTVIAYKAGKTTITINVNGIKTSFDVIVTE, from the coding sequence ATGACTAAAAAAATAATTTACAGCTTACTTATTGTAGCAGCGGTAGTTTCTGCAATACCAAAAGAAGTTTCAGCAGAATGGAAGCATAATAATACTGGTTGGTGGTATGAGGAAGGAAAATCTTATAGTACTGGTTGGAAACAAATAAATGGGTCGTGGTACTATTTTGGTAATGATGGTTATATGAAGACCGGATGGATTTTAGATAAGGTTTGGTGGTATTATTTACAGGATAATGGTGCTATGGCATCTGGAAAAACATCAATTAAAGGAAAGGAGTATAAGCTTGATAATAGTGGGAAATGGATAAATAATGCTCTTCCTAATAGAAATGTTAATATGAACATTAGCAGGCCTCCTTCAGAGGAAAAAATGACTACAATCACAGATTTTAGCTTGTTTGAGGAAAATGGAAATGAGTATTTTAAAATTCAAGATAGCTATTATCTAAAAGGTGTATGGAATATAGATGGTAATATATATATTTTTGATGAAAATGGTGTGTTGCAAAAAGGCGAATATACGTCAGAAAGTGGCAGAAAATATAGCTTGGGAGAGGATGGCAGAGTTATAGAATGTCTTAGTGATAAAAATTATAATTTATGTACAGAATATGCACTGACTACTAAATCAACTACAGAAAACTATGAGGTTAAATTAGATGATAGCAATATGCTTACTATAACTGATGTCAATTCGGATGAACCAGAAAAGGATGGAGTAAGAATTGAAGATGGAACAGGTTATAAATTAGACAATACTAAACCAAAGGCAACTATTAAGGAAAACACTTTATATTGTAGAACTAATCAAGCTATAGATTTAGGAATGATAAAAGTAAGTAGTGTAGATGACAAAAGTTCATCATTTCCTAATTTAATAGTAATGTCTAATAGTGAAGATGATAATATTGCCGTTTCAGGAATAAATTTAAGTTTGGAGGATGGATTTTTCAAAGAGATTCATCCAACAGTTATTGCATACAAAGCAGGAAAAACTACTATTACAATAAATGTTAATGGAATCAAGACTTCGTTCGATGTAATAGTTACTGAATAA